A single uncultured Methanobrevibacter sp. DNA region contains:
- a CDS encoding Coenzyme F420 hydrogenase/dehydrogenase, beta subunit C-terminal domain, giving the protein MSAKINDMYYAYSAIDDIKEKGEYGGVVTTIMKYLLEEGIVDGVVGVTQGHDIYDGVPTLVTDPADVIKTAGSIHCGTLNIAKFVSKYLDGARDMKLAVACKPCDAMTIRELMKKGKIIEDNVIMIGVNCGGTMSPVPTMNMIRDVYELDPKDVIKEEIAKGKLIMETADGEKGFKIDELEEQGMGRRENCQRCNLKIPSNADLALGNWGVIGELAGKATFVEVFSDAGAEVLDKVIEAGLIETAEPIEKGVKIRENINNFMLKESQAKKDVDYAGTTGDIIDVFYQYEDEFSKCMKCYGCREACPLCFCEDCCLEAEGPEWVPGGYKVWSTVNNKVREIYGYIPGMGSDDPLPFTDHVSKAKWL; this is encoded by the coding sequence ATGAGCGCAAAAATTAACGATATGTACTACGCATACTCTGCTATAGACGATATCAAAGAAAAAGGAGAGTACGGTGGAGTAGTAACCACTATCATGAAATACTTATTAGAAGAAGGTATCGTTGACGGTGTTGTAGGTGTAACCCAAGGTCACGATATTTATGATGGTGTACCAACTCTCGTAACTGACCCTGCTGATGTTATTAAAACTGCAGGTTCCATTCACTGTGGTACTTTAAACATTGCTAAATTTGTATCCAAATACTTAGATGGTGCAAGAGACATGAAACTCGCTGTTGCATGTAAACCTTGTGATGCAATGACCATCCGTGAATTAATGAAAAAAGGCAAAATCATCGAAGATAACGTGATTATGATTGGTGTAAACTGTGGTGGAACTATGTCACCTGTTCCAACCATGAACATGATTAGAGATGTATACGAACTCGATCCTAAAGATGTTATCAAAGAAGAAATTGCTAAAGGAAAACTCATCATGGAAACCGCTGACGGGGAAAAAGGTTTCAAAATTGATGAATTAGAAGAACAAGGTATGGGTAGAAGAGAAAACTGTCAAAGATGTAATCTCAAAATACCTTCCAACGCTGACTTAGCTTTAGGTAACTGGGGAGTTATCGGCGAATTAGCTGGAAAAGCTACTTTCGTAGAAGTATTCTCCGATGCTGGTGCTGAAGTATTAGACAAAGTAATTGAAGCTGGTTTAATTGAAACCGCTGAACCAATCGAAAAAGGTGTCAAAATCAGAGAAAACATTAACAACTTCATGTTAAAAGAATCTCAAGCTAAAAAAGATGTTGACTATGCAGGTACTACCGGAGACATTATCGACGTATTCTACCAATACGAAGATGAATTCTCCAAATGTATGAAATGTTACGGCTGTCGTGAAGCATGTCCATTATGTTTCTGTGAAGACTGCTGTCTTGAAGCTGAAGGTCCTGAATGGGTACCTGGTGGATACAAAGTATGGAGTACTGTAAACAACAAAGTAAGAGAAATCTACGGATACATCCCTGGTATGGGCAGTGACGACCCACTTCCATTCACAGACCACGTATCCAAAGCTAAATGGTTATAA
- a CDS encoding LysR family transcriptional regulator produces the protein MKFHSKGLISLDINGEIYSYKLYQSLESLSKTKSQRQSAKELNISHTVFNRRLLKAEEKLGFKITEKVGNGTILTRDGLDLLEEFQKYIIKIETTNNLNIAGGHISSGLLESIKHPFNTNIYSSSDKDAFELARRGAVDILTLDDPLIAYERDIDFTPIAYDYLVLISSPNCEEIKNISDLRNLDFVNVTGSAQRLAWNTLKHYDIEYNIKYKLTSQFDAFKLVRNSENLHCFLNASYFKGNEILKFDTRHVISLIKVNEDKSEVDEFIDFILNEGQESIKNQGFIPI, from the coding sequence ATGAAATTTCATAGCAAAGGACTGATAAGCCTAGATATAAATGGTGAAATTTATAGCTATAAATTGTACCAAAGCCTAGAATCACTATCCAAAACAAAATCACAAAGACAATCTGCAAAAGAATTAAACATATCCCATACAGTCTTTAACAGAAGATTGCTTAAAGCTGAAGAAAAATTAGGTTTTAAAATTACTGAAAAAGTGGGAAACGGCACAATACTTACAAGAGACGGCCTTGATTTACTTGAAGAATTTCAAAAATACATAATAAAAATTGAAACTACAAACAACCTGAACATTGCCGGAGGACATATAAGCTCCGGACTTCTGGAAAGCATTAAGCATCCATTCAATACGAACATCTACAGCAGTTCAGACAAGGATGCATTCGAGCTTGCAAGAAGAGGTGCAGTAGATATTTTAACATTGGACGATCCCCTTATAGCATATGAAAGAGATATCGATTTTACACCGATAGCCTATGACTATCTTGTTCTGATTTCAAGCCCGAACTGTGAGGAGATAAAAAATATCAGCGATTTGAGAAATCTGGATTTTGTAAATGTTACAGGCTCGGCCCAAAGGCTTGCATGGAACACACTGAAGCATTATGATATAGAATACAATATCAAATATAAACTCACATCCCAGTTTGATGCTTTTAAATTGGTTAGAAACTCAGAAAACCTGCATTGTTTTTTAAATGCAAGTTATTTTAAAGGAAATGAAATATTAAAATTCGATACACGCCATGTAATCAGTTTAATTAAAGTTAACGAAGATAAAAGCGAAGTTGATGAGTTTATTGACTTTATATTAAATGAGGGTCAGGAATCAATTAAAAATCAGGGCTTCATACCTATCTGA
- a CDS encoding formate/nitrite transporter family protein, protein MSSSFKSPVDTAKAISGTAGAKNSANIVNVILLSFLAGAYIAFGGLLAIVASAGMLKAGAPMGLEKFVFGAVFPVGLIIVVIAGSELFTGNVMFMTLGLLDGNASAGGLAKNWVISWIFNFVGALFVAYVLAFMGGIVPADPSNAIAAKAIAVSEAKVKLSFTAALIRGIGCNWLVCLAVWLANASDDVIGKIVGIWFPIMAFVCIGFEHSVANMFFIPLGMFLGAEGVNWSSIIIGNLVPVTLGNIIGGAIFVACIYWYTYLKG, encoded by the coding sequence ATGAGTTCATCTTTTAAAAGTCCAGTAGATACTGCGAAAGCAATTTCCGGAACTGCTGGCGCAAAAAACTCTGCAAATATTGTTAATGTAATATTACTCTCCTTTTTAGCAGGAGCTTATATTGCATTCGGTGGTTTATTAGCTATCGTAGCTAGTGCAGGAATGTTAAAAGCAGGCGCACCTATGGGTTTAGAAAAATTCGTATTCGGTGCAGTGTTCCCTGTAGGTTTAATCATTGTTGTAATTGCAGGATCTGAGTTATTTACAGGAAATGTAATGTTTATGACTTTAGGTCTTTTAGATGGTAATGCTTCCGCTGGAGGTCTCGCTAAAAACTGGGTTATCAGTTGGATCTTCAACTTCGTTGGTGCATTATTCGTAGCATACGTTCTCGCTTTCATGGGCGGAATTGTCCCTGCTGATCCTTCTAACGCTATTGCCGCTAAAGCAATTGCAGTATCTGAGGCCAAAGTTAAACTGAGCTTTACTGCAGCCTTAATTAGAGGTATAGGTTGTAACTGGCTTGTATGTTTAGCTGTTTGGTTAGCTAATGCATCTGATGATGTAATTGGTAAAATCGTCGGTATTTGGTTCCCAATCATGGCGTTTGTATGTATCGGATTTGAGCACAGTGTTGCAAACATGTTCTTCATTCCGTTAGGTATGTTCTTAGGCGCTGAAGGAGTAAACTGGAGCAGTATTATTATTGGTAACTTAGTACCAGTTACTCTTGGTAACATTATCGGTGGAGCTATCTTTGTAGCATGTATCTATTGGTACACCTACTTAAAAGGATAA
- the fdhD gene encoding formate dehydrogenase accessory sulfurtransferase FdhD, which yields MKVETIEAINYKNGKAKEVEEKVVLDETITLTINNDISRSLSAIEDSLEEFAVGYLLNENMVKTLDDIKKIEVDGSQINVEIDDTLLKTNETVLCSDSAGGWRSKIKHVNPVESDFQVSVSELIDRIEELKNNAEIWQATGGTHVAGIVYKDQFIVKEDVSRHVAVDKVIGYGLLNDFDLTHSYVIYSGRMPADMVIKMTRAGVPILASNAAPANSGYNIAKKGNITLVGFLRGQRCNIYNNQNRVIFD from the coding sequence ATGAAAGTCGAAACAATTGAAGCAATCAACTATAAAAATGGAAAAGCAAAAGAAGTTGAAGAAAAAGTCGTACTTGATGAAACCATTACACTGACAATTAACAATGACATTAGCCGCAGCTTATCTGCCATTGAAGATTCTCTTGAAGAATTTGCAGTAGGATATCTTCTCAATGAGAACATGGTAAAAACACTTGATGACATAAAAAAGATAGAAGTTGACGGATCTCAGATTAATGTGGAAATTGACGATACCCTTTTGAAAACAAATGAAACCGTTTTATGTTCTGACTCTGCAGGAGGATGGAGAAGTAAAATCAAACATGTCAATCCCGTTGAATCCGATTTTCAAGTCAGTGTCAGTGAACTGATTGACAGAATCGAAGAGTTAAAAAACAATGCTGAAATCTGGCAGGCCACCGGAGGAACACACGTTGCCGGAATTGTCTATAAAGATCAGTTTATTGTAAAAGAAGACGTAAGTAGACATGTTGCTGTGGACAAGGTTATTGGTTATGGGCTATTGAATGATTTTGATTTAACACATTCCTATGTAATATATAGCGGAAGAATGCCTGCGGACATGGTTATAAAAATGACAAGAGCAGGTGTGCCTATTCTGGCGTCTAATGCCGCCCCTGCAAATTCAGGATACAATATTGCAAAAAAAGGAAATATTACACTGGTCGGATTTTTAAGAGGCCAACGCTGTAATATATATAATAATCAGAACAGAGTAATTTTTGACTAA
- a CDS encoding carbohydrate kinase family protein: MAKNRDLLAIGHSAHDYIIRVPEFPKANFSAPITNMKTFNGGAAANVACVGANLGLKTSLVSAVGGDFKKSEYFEHMQNLGIDTDSLIIVPGEATPTAFVLTDDNDDQISYFYWGAAREFAESKVPSSAIKNAQAIHLATGDPDFNWKCSEEAKNEDLLVSFDPGQDLGMYDTKKLIDVLENTTILFCNHHEIERILDALELDLNGLRELGPKIIVKTCGAQGSEIYSNEEKIKIDAIKTEAVDPTGAGDSYRAGFLSRFLNGASLEESAKFASAVSSFIIEQQGCQTNMPSFDDAFERMNGFY; encoded by the coding sequence ATGGCAAAAAACAGAGATTTATTAGCAATTGGCCACTCTGCTCATGATTACATTATTAGAGTGCCTGAATTTCCAAAAGCAAACTTTTCAGCTCCAATTACCAATATGAAAACCTTTAATGGTGGTGCAGCAGCCAATGTTGCGTGTGTTGGTGCAAACCTCGGATTGAAAACATCATTGGTTTCAGCTGTTGGCGGTGACTTTAAGAAAAGCGAATACTTTGAACATATGCAAAATTTAGGTATTGATACCGATTCATTAATCATTGTTCCAGGTGAAGCAACACCAACCGCATTCGTCCTCACCGATGACAATGATGACCAGATCAGTTATTTCTACTGGGGAGCTGCCCGTGAATTTGCAGAAAGCAAAGTTCCTTCATCTGCAATTAAAAATGCTCAAGCAATACACTTGGCAACAGGCGATCCTGATTTCAACTGGAAATGTTCCGAAGAAGCTAAAAATGAAGATTTGCTTGTTTCATTTGATCCGGGCCAGGACCTTGGAATGTATGATACTAAAAAATTGATTGATGTTTTGGAAAACACTACAATCCTTTTCTGCAATCATCATGAAATTGAAAGAATCCTTGATGCACTGGAGCTTGATTTAAATGGACTTAGGGAATTAGGACCTAAAATCATTGTTAAAACCTGTGGAGCACAAGGCAGTGAAATTTACTCAAATGAAGAAAAAATTAAAATCGACGCTATAAAAACAGAAGCAGTCGATCCGACAGGTGCAGGAGATTCCTACAGAGCAGGATTCCTGTCAAGATTCTTAAATGGCGCATCATTAGAAGAATCCGCTAAATTTGCATCTGCAGTATCTTCTTTTATTATAGAACAACAAGGCTGTCAAACCAACATGCCTAGTTTCGATGATGCATTTGAGAGAATGAATGGATTTTACTAA
- the hxlB gene encoding 6-phospho-3-hexuloisomerase: protein MEIMKDSIQAILNNIENAVEYLDEETIEEFENVIISAKNVFVTGAGRSGLAAKAFAMRLMHLGISAYVVGETISPAIYEKDCIIAISGSGETNTIVSAANIAKSRGAKVLAVTSYPDSTLGQLADGYLFVKGRTKQEVDDENYMKRQIHGNYTSLTPLGTAFELTTLVFLDAVVSELMDKMHQTESDLKNRHAVME from the coding sequence ATGGAAATAATGAAAGATTCAATTCAGGCGATATTGAATAATATTGAAAATGCTGTAGAATATCTTGATGAAGAAACTATAGAAGAATTTGAAAATGTGATTATCAGTGCCAAAAATGTTTTTGTAACTGGTGCGGGAAGGTCTGGTCTTGCAGCTAAGGCATTTGCCATGAGATTAATGCATTTGGGAATAAGTGCATATGTTGTTGGTGAAACTATTTCTCCTGCTATTTATGAAAAAGACTGCATTATAGCTATTTCAGGTTCCGGTGAAACTAACACTATCGTTTCTGCAGCGAATATTGCTAAAAGTAGGGGTGCCAAAGTATTGGCTGTCACTTCCTATCCTGATTCAACTCTTGGTCAATTGGCTGACGGTTATCTTTTTGTTAAAGGAAGAACCAAACAGGAAGTGGATGATGAAAACTATATGAAACGTCAGATTCATGGTAACTATACTTCACTTACTCCTTTGGGAACAGCGTTTGAACTGACTACTTTAGTGTTTTTAGATGCAGTAGTTTCTGAATTGATGGATAAGATGCATCAGACTGAATCTGATTTGAAAAACAGACATGCAGTGATGGAGTAA